The proteins below are encoded in one region of Pleuronectes platessa chromosome 12, fPlePla1.1, whole genome shotgun sequence:
- the map4k3a gene encoding mitogen-activated protein kinase kinase kinase kinase 3 isoform X2, which produces MNSSGDLSRRNPQEDFELIQRIGSGTYGDVYKARNVNTGELAAIKVIKLEPGEDFAVVQQEIIMMKDCKHSNIVAYFGSYLRRDKLWISMEYCGGGSLQDIYHVTGPLSESQIAYMSRETLQGLYYLHNKGKMHRDIKGANILLTDNGYVKLADFGVSAQITATLAKRKSFIGTPYWMAPEVAAVERKGGYNQLCDIWAVGITAIELAELQPPMFDLHPMRALFLMTKSNFQPPKLKDKLKWTNIFHHFVKLALTKNPKKRPTAEKLLQHPFVSQPLSRTLAIELLDKSNNPDHSTFNDFDDDDPEPESPVSVPHRIRSTSRSTREGKTLSEINFGQVKFDPPLRKETEPHHEPCDSEPYLDCVEELYYTARSNLDLQLDYGHDSPSLLGGNKSLLKSVEEELKQRGHVAHLGDDEDEDDDGADDDETHTHKSSTIMRPKVPPPLPPKPKSLQQQQLKQDDSQSHSEDDSGGGGTIKRCPVPPTASPAKPASNVPPRPPPPKLPPHRRSSLGNESPKRTDGESSAPDDDGSFRHFWEWLHTPHTDEEMEEAWEVLKEVKEEEEKKEEKEASNGLNSPHNGEKDSPAERQSTMPPSVPVRKDKKDVATPISNGLPPTPKVHMGACFSKVFNGCPLKIHCATSWINPDTRDQYLIFGAEEGIYTLNLNELHETTMAQLFPRRCTWLYVMNNCLLSISGKASQLYSHTLSGLFEQARQLQKLPVAIPTHRLPDKMIPRKFSVSNKIPDTKGCQKCCVVRNPYTGHKYLCGAFQSSVMLLEWVESMQKFMLIKNIDFPLPCPLEVFEMLVVPEQTYPLICVAVSKGTELSQVVRFGTVNPNCTSSWFTEEDTPQTCVIHVTQLERDTILVCLDRCIKIVNLQGRLKSSRKLSAELTFNFQIEATVCLQDSVLAFWRHGMQGRSFKTNEITQEISDSTRIFRLLGSDRVVVLESRPTDNPTAHSNLYILAGHENSY; this is translated from the exons ATGAACTCCAGCGGGGACCTGTCGAGGCGGAACCCGCAGGAGGACTTCGAGCTGATCCAGCGGATCGGAAGCGGCACATACGGAGATGTGTACAAG GCTCGCAATGTAAACACAGGGGAGCTGGCTGCTATCAAAGTCATCAAACTGGAACCGG GTGAGGACTTTGCTGTCGTCCAGCAGGAGATTATAATGATGAAAGACTGTAAACACTCCAACATCGTTGCCTATTTTGGAAGTTATCTCCG GAGAGACAAGTTATGGATCAGTATGGAGTACTGTGGAGGAGGTTCTCTACAGGACATCTATCACG TCACTGGGCCTCTGTCCGAGTCACAGATCGCCTACATGTCACGTGAGACCCTGCAG GGTTTGTACTATCTACACAACAAAGGCAAAATGCACAGAGACATCAAG GGAGCCAacatcctgctgacagacaacGGCTACGTGAAACTAG CTGACTTCGGTGTATCGGCCCAGATCACAGCAACCCTCGCCAAGAGGAAGTCATTCATTGGAACTCCTTATTG GATGGCTCCAGAGGTCGCAGCAGTGGAGAGGAAAGGAGGCTACAACCAGCTCTGTGATATCTGGGCTGTGGGCATCACTGCTATCGAGTTGGCCGAACTACAGCCGCCCATGTTCGACCTGCACcccatgag GGCTTTGTTCCTAATGACCAAGAGCAACTTCCAGCCTCCCAAGTTGAAAGATAAACTCAAGTG GACAAATATCTTCCACCATTTTGTCAAACTTGCTCTGACCAAGAACCCAAAGAAGAGGCCGACAGctgagaagctgctgcag CACCCTTTTGTGTCCCAGCCGCTCAGCAGGACGCTGGCCATCGAGCTGCTGGACAAATCCAACAACCCCGACCACAGCACCTTCAACGACTTCGACGACGACGACCCCGAGCCCGAg TCCCCGGTCTCTGTTCCTCATCGTATTCGTTCCACCAGCAGGAGCACAAGGGAGGGGAAGACGTTGTCTGAGATTAACT tcGGTCAGGTGAAGTTTGATCCTCCGttgagaaaagagacggagccGCACCACGAGCCG TGTGATTCTGAGCCCTATCTGGACTGTGTTGAGGAGCTCTACTATACCGCGAGATCTAATCTG GACTTGCAGCTGGACTATGGGCATGATTCACCGAGTCTACTGGGAGGAAACAA GAGTCTCCTCAAATCGGTGGAGGAAGAGCTCAAGCAGAG GGGCCATGTGGCACACTTaggggatgatgaggatgaggatgatgatggtgcAGATGATGATGAAACTCACACTCA TAAATCGAGCACCATCATGAGGCCAAAGGTCCCCCCCCCACTGCCGCCCAAG cccaagtccctgcagcagcagcaactcaAACAAGACGACAGCCAATCACACAGTGAGGATGACAGCGGAGGGGGCGGGACCATCAAACGCTGCCCCGTCCCGCCCACGGCGAGTCCGGCCAAGCCCGCCTCCAACGTCCCGCCGCGGCCCCCGCCCCCGAAGCTGCCGCCCCACCGCCGCAGCAGCCTAGGTAACGAGAGTCCAAAGCGCACGGACGGCGAAAGCTCCGCCCCCGACGATGACGGGAGCTTTAGGCATTTCTGGGAGTGGCTCCACACGCCTCACACagatgaggagatggaggaggcgtGGGAGGTGCTGAAGGaagtgaaagaggaggaggagaaaaaggaggagaaggaagcgA GTAACGGGCTGAACTCTCCACACAACGGAGAGAAGGACAGTCCGGCAGAGAGACAGTCCACCATGCCCCCTAGTGTCCCCGTGCGGAAAGACAAGAAGGATGTGGCG ACGCCGATCAGCAACGGTCTCCCACCGACACCTAAAGTCCAT ATGGGCGCGTGTTTCTCCAAAGTGTTCAACGGCTGTCCTCTGAAAATCCACTGTGCCACTTCATGGATCAACCCAGACACCAGAG accaGTATTTGATATTTGGAGCTGAGGAGGGGATCTACACATTAAACCTTAACGAGCTGCATGAGACCACGATGGCGCAG ctcttcCCACGAAGGTGTACCTGGTTATACGTCATGAACAATTGTCTTCTCTCCATATCTG GGAAAGCGTCCCAGCTGTACTCTCACACGCTGAGCGGTCTGTTCGAACAGGCCCGGCAGCTACAGAAGTTACCAGTAGCCATTCCCACTCACCGGCTGCCTGATAAGATGATTCCCAG GAAGTTTTCTGTGTCCAATAAGATTCCAGACACTAAAGGCTGCCAGAAGTGCTGCGTAG tgCGAAACCCGTACACAGGCCACAAGTATCTGTGTGGAGCCTTCCAGTCCAGTGTCATGCTGCTGGAGTGGGTGGAGTCCATGCAGAAGTTCATGCTCATCAAG AACATCGACTTCCCGCTGCCGTGTCCTCTGGAGGTGTTTGAGATGCTGGTGGTCCCGGAGCAGACCTACCCTCTGATCTGCGTGGCCGTCAGTAAAGGAACCGAGCTCAGCCAGGTGGTCCGGTTCGGCACGGTCAACCCCAACTGCACCTCGTCCTGGTTCACAGAAGAAG ACACACCACAGACCTGTGTGATCCACGTCACTCAGCTGGAGAGGGACACCATCCTGGTCTGCCTCGACA gATGTATAAAGATAGTGAACCTGCAGGGCCGCTTGAAATCCAGCAGAAAGCTTTCAGCCGAGCTGACGTTCAACTTCCAGATTGAAGCCAcag TTTGTCTCCAAGACAGTGTCCTGGCTTTCTGGAGGCATGGCATGCAGGGGCGGAGCTTCAAGACCAACGAG ATCACCCAGGAGATCTCTGACAGCACACGCATCTTCAGACTACTGGGATCCGAcag ggTGGTGGTGCTGGAGAGCAGGCCCACTGACAACCCTACAGCCCACAGCAACCTCTACATCCTGGCAGGCCATGAGAACAGCTACTga
- the map4k3a gene encoding mitogen-activated protein kinase kinase kinase kinase 3 isoform X1 yields MNSSGDLSRRNPQEDFELIQRIGSGTYGDVYKARNVNTGELAAIKVIKLEPGEDFAVVQQEIIMMKDCKHSNIVAYFGSYLRRDKLWISMEYCGGGSLQDIYHVTGPLSESQIAYMSRETLQGLYYLHNKGKMHRDIKGANILLTDNGYVKLADFGVSAQITATLAKRKSFIGTPYWMAPEVAAVERKGGYNQLCDIWAVGITAIELAELQPPMFDLHPMRALFLMTKSNFQPPKLKDKLKWTNIFHHFVKLALTKNPKKRPTAEKLLQHPFVSQPLSRTLAIELLDKSNNPDHSTFNDFDDDDPEPESPVSVPHRIRSTSRSTREGKTLSEINFGQVKFDPPLRKETEPHHEPCDSEPYLDCVEELYYTARSNLDLQLDYGHDSPSLLGGNKSLLKSVEEELKQRGHVAHLGDDEDEDDDGADDDETHTHKSSTIMRPKVPPPLPPKPKSLQQQQLKQDDSQSHSEDDSGGGGTIKRCPVPPTASPAKPASNVPPRPPPPKLPPHRRSSLGNESPKRTDGESSAPDDDGSFRHFWEWLHTPHTDEEMEEAWEVLKEVKEEEEKKEEKEASNGLNSPHNGEKDSPAERQSTMPPSVPVRKDKKDVATPISNGLPPTPKVHMGACFSKVFNGCPLKIHCATSWINPDTRDQYLIFGAEEGIYTLNLNELHETTMAQLFPRRCTWLYVMNNCLLSISGKASQLYSHTLSGLFEQARQLQKLPVAIPTHRLPDKMIPRKFSVSNKIPDTKGCQKCCVVRNPYTGHKYLCGAFQSSVMLLEWVESMQKFMLIKNIDFPLPCPLEVFEMLVVPEQTYPLICVAVSKGTELSQVVRFGTVNPNCTSSWFTEEDTPQTCVIHVTQLERDTILVCLDRCIKIVNLQGRLKSSRKLSAELTFNFQIEATVCLQDSVLAFWRHGMQGRSFKTNEITQEISDSTRIFRLLGSDRRSDCRHPEAGDRGISLPRVVVLESRPTDNPTAHSNLYILAGHENSY; encoded by the exons ATGAACTCCAGCGGGGACCTGTCGAGGCGGAACCCGCAGGAGGACTTCGAGCTGATCCAGCGGATCGGAAGCGGCACATACGGAGATGTGTACAAG GCTCGCAATGTAAACACAGGGGAGCTGGCTGCTATCAAAGTCATCAAACTGGAACCGG GTGAGGACTTTGCTGTCGTCCAGCAGGAGATTATAATGATGAAAGACTGTAAACACTCCAACATCGTTGCCTATTTTGGAAGTTATCTCCG GAGAGACAAGTTATGGATCAGTATGGAGTACTGTGGAGGAGGTTCTCTACAGGACATCTATCACG TCACTGGGCCTCTGTCCGAGTCACAGATCGCCTACATGTCACGTGAGACCCTGCAG GGTTTGTACTATCTACACAACAAAGGCAAAATGCACAGAGACATCAAG GGAGCCAacatcctgctgacagacaacGGCTACGTGAAACTAG CTGACTTCGGTGTATCGGCCCAGATCACAGCAACCCTCGCCAAGAGGAAGTCATTCATTGGAACTCCTTATTG GATGGCTCCAGAGGTCGCAGCAGTGGAGAGGAAAGGAGGCTACAACCAGCTCTGTGATATCTGGGCTGTGGGCATCACTGCTATCGAGTTGGCCGAACTACAGCCGCCCATGTTCGACCTGCACcccatgag GGCTTTGTTCCTAATGACCAAGAGCAACTTCCAGCCTCCCAAGTTGAAAGATAAACTCAAGTG GACAAATATCTTCCACCATTTTGTCAAACTTGCTCTGACCAAGAACCCAAAGAAGAGGCCGACAGctgagaagctgctgcag CACCCTTTTGTGTCCCAGCCGCTCAGCAGGACGCTGGCCATCGAGCTGCTGGACAAATCCAACAACCCCGACCACAGCACCTTCAACGACTTCGACGACGACGACCCCGAGCCCGAg TCCCCGGTCTCTGTTCCTCATCGTATTCGTTCCACCAGCAGGAGCACAAGGGAGGGGAAGACGTTGTCTGAGATTAACT tcGGTCAGGTGAAGTTTGATCCTCCGttgagaaaagagacggagccGCACCACGAGCCG TGTGATTCTGAGCCCTATCTGGACTGTGTTGAGGAGCTCTACTATACCGCGAGATCTAATCTG GACTTGCAGCTGGACTATGGGCATGATTCACCGAGTCTACTGGGAGGAAACAA GAGTCTCCTCAAATCGGTGGAGGAAGAGCTCAAGCAGAG GGGCCATGTGGCACACTTaggggatgatgaggatgaggatgatgatggtgcAGATGATGATGAAACTCACACTCA TAAATCGAGCACCATCATGAGGCCAAAGGTCCCCCCCCCACTGCCGCCCAAG cccaagtccctgcagcagcagcaactcaAACAAGACGACAGCCAATCACACAGTGAGGATGACAGCGGAGGGGGCGGGACCATCAAACGCTGCCCCGTCCCGCCCACGGCGAGTCCGGCCAAGCCCGCCTCCAACGTCCCGCCGCGGCCCCCGCCCCCGAAGCTGCCGCCCCACCGCCGCAGCAGCCTAGGTAACGAGAGTCCAAAGCGCACGGACGGCGAAAGCTCCGCCCCCGACGATGACGGGAGCTTTAGGCATTTCTGGGAGTGGCTCCACACGCCTCACACagatgaggagatggaggaggcgtGGGAGGTGCTGAAGGaagtgaaagaggaggaggagaaaaaggaggagaaggaagcgA GTAACGGGCTGAACTCTCCACACAACGGAGAGAAGGACAGTCCGGCAGAGAGACAGTCCACCATGCCCCCTAGTGTCCCCGTGCGGAAAGACAAGAAGGATGTGGCG ACGCCGATCAGCAACGGTCTCCCACCGACACCTAAAGTCCAT ATGGGCGCGTGTTTCTCCAAAGTGTTCAACGGCTGTCCTCTGAAAATCCACTGTGCCACTTCATGGATCAACCCAGACACCAGAG accaGTATTTGATATTTGGAGCTGAGGAGGGGATCTACACATTAAACCTTAACGAGCTGCATGAGACCACGATGGCGCAG ctcttcCCACGAAGGTGTACCTGGTTATACGTCATGAACAATTGTCTTCTCTCCATATCTG GGAAAGCGTCCCAGCTGTACTCTCACACGCTGAGCGGTCTGTTCGAACAGGCCCGGCAGCTACAGAAGTTACCAGTAGCCATTCCCACTCACCGGCTGCCTGATAAGATGATTCCCAG GAAGTTTTCTGTGTCCAATAAGATTCCAGACACTAAAGGCTGCCAGAAGTGCTGCGTAG tgCGAAACCCGTACACAGGCCACAAGTATCTGTGTGGAGCCTTCCAGTCCAGTGTCATGCTGCTGGAGTGGGTGGAGTCCATGCAGAAGTTCATGCTCATCAAG AACATCGACTTCCCGCTGCCGTGTCCTCTGGAGGTGTTTGAGATGCTGGTGGTCCCGGAGCAGACCTACCCTCTGATCTGCGTGGCCGTCAGTAAAGGAACCGAGCTCAGCCAGGTGGTCCGGTTCGGCACGGTCAACCCCAACTGCACCTCGTCCTGGTTCACAGAAGAAG ACACACCACAGACCTGTGTGATCCACGTCACTCAGCTGGAGAGGGACACCATCCTGGTCTGCCTCGACA gATGTATAAAGATAGTGAACCTGCAGGGCCGCTTGAAATCCAGCAGAAAGCTTTCAGCCGAGCTGACGTTCAACTTCCAGATTGAAGCCAcag TTTGTCTCCAAGACAGTGTCCTGGCTTTCTGGAGGCATGGCATGCAGGGGCGGAGCTTCAAGACCAACGAG ATCACCCAGGAGATCTCTGACAGCACACGCATCTTCAGACTACTGGGATCCGAcag ACGCTCTGACTGTAGACATCCAGAGGCCGGGGACAGAGGCATCTCTCTGCCCAG ggTGGTGGTGCTGGAGAGCAGGCCCACTGACAACCCTACAGCCCACAGCAACCTCTACATCCTGGCAGGCCATGAGAACAGCTACTga